In Sphingomonas sp. LT1P40, the following are encoded in one genomic region:
- a CDS encoding protein-disulfide reductase DsbD family protein, giving the protein MSKFGFVLMTLLVGFAAAMPGAAQQAGQDNLTVELVAETDSPAAGSEVTIAFVATPDPGWHGYWKNPGDAGLDTRLDWKLPAGLTAGELRYPVPTRLLISGIMNYVYKGSYTQLATLKIPAGLATGTALPITVRADYLVCTDEVCVPETENLAIRLTVGDGVISGERRARFDAWRRVFPKPLGSEAKFSIADGVARIAIPYPASAAISDETYFYPLTTGALNYAAPQKVTRDGDLLVIETKAGGTPQRIEGVLAVGAGQGFSVTAVSGAVAVAATGEAGIDWSAALIAFGGALLGGLILNVMPCVFPILSLKALSLAKSGASEGQARGEALAYTAGVVLVVLALGGLMLGLRAGGASVGWAFQLTDPRVILLLLLLVLGIALNLAGLFEMMTPRFAGRLASGGSGGAFMTGALAAFIATPCTGPFMGAALGAALVLPWYVAILIFLGLGLGLALPFLLLGFVPALRRMLPKPGAWMDTFRKILSVPMFLTAIALAWVLGGLTGVNGMALGLTLALALAVVLWVLGRRQVRGAGNGAAWAVAVLVTAAGVWLVSGIEKPAAAAATAAKGAEPFSETRLAALRAEGRPVFAYFTADWCVTCKVNEKTAIETDAVASAFKDGNVAVLVGDWTDGDPALGRFIEQHNRAGVPLYLWYPKGGEPRVLPQVLTQGMLTALPGG; this is encoded by the coding sequence ATGAGTAAGTTTGGTTTCGTGTTGATGACGCTGCTGGTGGGGTTCGCCGCAGCAATGCCGGGAGCAGCGCAGCAGGCGGGGCAGGACAATCTGACGGTCGAGCTGGTCGCGGAAACCGACAGCCCCGCCGCCGGGAGCGAGGTGACGATCGCGTTCGTCGCCACGCCCGATCCGGGCTGGCACGGCTATTGGAAGAATCCCGGGGATGCCGGGCTGGATACGCGGCTGGACTGGAAATTGCCGGCGGGGCTGACAGCGGGCGAGTTGCGCTATCCGGTGCCGACGCGGCTGCTGATCTCCGGGATCATGAACTATGTTTACAAGGGCAGCTATACGCAGCTGGCGACGCTGAAGATTCCCGCCGGACTGGCGACGGGAACTGCGCTCCCCATCACGGTTCGCGCCGATTATCTGGTCTGCACCGACGAGGTATGCGTGCCGGAGACCGAGAATCTGGCGATCCGCCTGACCGTGGGCGACGGCGTGATTTCGGGTGAGCGGCGCGCGCGGTTCGATGCGTGGCGACGCGTATTTCCGAAACCCTTGGGCAGCGAGGCGAAGTTCTCGATTGCCGATGGCGTCGCGCGGATCGCGATCCCCTATCCGGCCAGCGCGGCGATTTCGGACGAGACCTATTTCTATCCGCTGACGACCGGGGCGCTGAATTACGCGGCACCGCAAAAAGTTACGCGTGACGGCGATCTGCTGGTCATCGAAACGAAGGCGGGGGGAACGCCGCAACGGATCGAGGGCGTGCTGGCAGTCGGCGCAGGGCAGGGGTTTTCGGTGACGGCAGTGTCGGGCGCGGTAGCGGTGGCCGCGACGGGCGAGGCCGGGATCGACTGGTCCGCCGCGCTGATCGCGTTCGGTGGCGCGCTGCTGGGCGGGCTGATCCTGAATGTCATGCCGTGCGTGTTTCCGATCCTGAGCCTGAAGGCGCTGAGCCTGGCCAAGAGCGGCGCGAGCGAGGGGCAGGCGCGGGGCGAGGCGTTGGCCTATACGGCGGGCGTGGTGCTGGTGGTGCTAGCGTTGGGCGGGCTGATGCTGGGGCTGCGCGCGGGCGGGGCGAGCGTGGGCTGGGCGTTCCAGCTGACCGATCCGCGCGTGATCCTGCTGCTGCTGCTGCTGGTGTTGGGCATTGCACTCAATCTGGCCGGGCTGTTCGAGATGATGACGCCGCGTTTTGCGGGGCGACTGGCGAGCGGCGGGAGCGGTGGCGCGTTCATGACGGGGGCGCTCGCGGCATTCATCGCAACGCCGTGTACCGGGCCGTTCATGGGCGCGGCATTGGGGGCGGCTTTGGTGCTGCCCTGGTATGTGGCGATCCTGATCTTCCTGGGGCTGGGACTGGGGCTGGCATTGCCGTTCCTGTTGCTGGGGTTCGTGCCCGCGCTGCGGCGGATGCTGCCGAAGCCCGGGGCGTGGATGGACACCTTCCGCAAAATACTGTCGGTGCCGATGTTCCTGACTGCAATCGCGCTCGCATGGGTGCTGGGCGGCCTGACGGGTGTGAACGGCATGGCGCTGGGGCTGACCCTGGCGCTGGCGCTGGCTGTGGTGCTGTGGGTGCTTGGGCGGCGGCAGGTTCGGGGTGCTGGAAATGGCGCTGCTTGGGCTGTGGCGGTGCTGGTGACGGCGGCGGGTGTTTGGCTGGTGAGCGGGATAGAGAAGCCAGCAGCAGCGGCGGCGACGGCGGCGAAAGGTGCCGAGCCCTTCAGCGAGACTCGGCTTGCGGCGCTCAGGGCTGAGGGACGCCCGGTCTTTGCCTATTTCACCGCCGACTGGTGCGTGACGTGCAAGGTCAACGAGAAGACCGCAATCGAGACCGACGCTGTTGCCAGTGCCTTCAAGGACGGCAATGTCGCGGTGCTGGTGGGTGACTGGACCGACGGCGATCCGGCGCTGGGGCGATTTATCGAGCAGCATAACCGCGCGGGGGTGCCGCTTTATCTGTGGTATCCGAAGGGCGGCGAACCGAGGGTCTTGCCGCAGGTGCTGACACAGGGCATGTTGACTGCACTTCCGGGGGGATAA
- a CDS encoding alkaline phosphatase family protein yields MFRSLAASLLLAAPALAQEATPPSPPKPPKLIVAIAVDQLSADVFAEYRQHFTGGLARLANGVVFPSGYQSHAATETCPGHSTILTGARPSRSGIIANDWVDLKAGREDKTIYCAEDPTFPGSSSDNYTVSPLHLKVPTLGERMKKVTPATRVVAVAGKDRAAVMMSGHNPDQAWWWGGKGFVSYAGRAEPGAVTRANIAVATRIAEAQPALDLPALCASRDVAVPVGSAGKTVGTGRFARGAGETGRFRASPEFDAAIVGLAADVRAELKLGEGKATDLLIVGASASDYVGHTYGTEGTEMCLQLLGLDRTLGKFFDILDKTGIDYQVVLTADHGGHDLPERHVMHGIAEAARVDPAFSAKKIGTPIAQKLGISGQLLWGGNFGDMYVDPTIDPGKREPALKELYLALSTHPQVQAVLTRDQIMATPSPSGPPETWTLLQRARAAYFPARSGDFVVALKPRITPIADGSKGSTATHGSFWDYDRRVPILFWRKGMTGFEQPMSVETVDILPTLAGVLGLSVPKDEIDGRCLDLDAGPGTTCP; encoded by the coding sequence ATGTTTCGTTCGCTCGCCGCCTCGCTGCTGCTCGCCGCACCTGCCCTCGCTCAGGAAGCCACGCCACCATCGCCGCCAAAGCCGCCCAAGCTGATCGTCGCCATCGCGGTGGATCAACTCTCCGCCGATGTGTTCGCCGAATATCGCCAGCATTTCACCGGTGGCCTCGCCCGGCTCGCCAACGGTGTCGTCTTCCCCTCGGGCTATCAAAGCCATGCCGCGACCGAGACCTGCCCCGGCCACTCGACGATCCTCACCGGCGCCCGCCCGTCGCGCAGCGGGATCATCGCCAATGACTGGGTCGATCTGAAGGCGGGGCGTGAGGACAAGACGATTTATTGCGCTGAAGACCCCACCTTCCCCGGAAGTAGCTCCGACAATTACACCGTCTCCCCGCTCCACCTAAAGGTGCCGACGCTGGGCGAGCGCATGAAAAAAGTCACCCCCGCCACCCGCGTCGTCGCGGTCGCGGGCAAGGATCGCGCGGCGGTGATGATGTCCGGCCACAACCCCGATCAGGCTTGGTGGTGGGGCGGCAAGGGCTTTGTCAGCTATGCCGGACGCGCCGAACCCGGTGCCGTCACCCGCGCCAATATCGCGGTGGCCACGCGCATCGCCGAGGCGCAGCCAGCACTCGATCTGCCCGCTTTGTGTGCCTCCCGCGATGTCGCGGTGCCCGTGGGCAGCGCGGGCAAGACGGTCGGGACCGGCCGCTTCGCCCGGGGCGCGGGCGAGACCGGCCGCTTCCGTGCCTCGCCCGAGTTCGATGCCGCGATCGTCGGCCTTGCCGCCGATGTTCGTGCCGAGCTGAAATTGGGTGAGGGCAAGGCGACCGACCTGCTCATCGTCGGCGCGTCGGCCAGCGACTATGTCGGCCACACTTACGGTACCGAGGGTACCGAAATGTGCCTCCAGCTGCTCGGTCTCGACCGCACGCTCGGCAAATTCTTCGACATTCTCGACAAGACCGGCATCGATTATCAGGTCGTGCTGACCGCGGATCATGGCGGGCATGACCTGCCGGAGCGGCATGTCATGCACGGCATTGCCGAGGCGGCCCGCGTCGATCCTGCTTTCAGCGCGAAGAAGATCGGCACCCCGATCGCGCAGAAGCTGGGCATATCAGGGCAACTGCTTTGGGGCGGTAATTTCGGCGACATGTACGTCGATCCCACCATCGACCCCGGCAAGCGCGAGCCTGCGCTGAAGGAACTTTATCTCGCGCTCAGCACGCATCCACAGGTTCAGGCGGTGCTGACCCGCGACCAGATCATGGCAACCCCGAGCCCGTCCGGGCCGCCGGAAACCTGGACGCTTCTCCAGCGTGCCCGCGCCGCCTATTTCCCGGCACGTTCGGGCGATTTCGTCGTCGCGCTGAAACCGCGGATCACGCCGATTGCGGACGGCTCAAAGGGTTCGACCGCCACGCATGGCAGCTTCTGGGACTATGACCGTCGCGTGCCGATCCTGTTCTGGCGCAAGGGGATGACCGGGTTCGAGCAGCCGATGTCGGTGGAGACGGTGGATATTCTGCCGACGCTTGCCGGAGTGCTGGGCTTGTCGGTGCCCAAGGACGAGATCGACGGGCGATGCCTGGATCTGGACGCCGGGCCGGGGACGACGTGTCCCTAG
- the mmsB gene encoding 3-hydroxyisobutyrate dehydrogenase: MARVGFIGLGNMGGGMAANLAKAGHDVRAFDLSAEALERAKAAGCLPVESAAAAADGAEAVVTMLPAGKHVKQVYEDSVFDAADTGAILIDCSTIDVATAKRVAEAAQAKGLAAVDAPVSGGIAAAAGGTLTFMVGGSDVAFERAEVFLAQMGKAVIRAGANGAGQAAKVCNNMLLGATMVATCEAFLLAQKLGLDPQTFFDISSVSSGQSWSMTSYAPLPGVGPKTPADNDYQGGFAVGLMLKDLKLAMEAAESAGAETPMGARAAELYAKFADAGNAGMDFSGIIKMLDSKE, translated from the coding sequence ATGGCGCGCGTCGGGTTTATTGGGCTGGGCAATATGGGCGGCGGGATGGCCGCGAATCTGGCGAAGGCGGGCCACGACGTTCGCGCGTTCGACCTGAGTGCCGAGGCACTGGAGCGGGCCAAGGCGGCGGGGTGCCTGCCGGTCGAGAGCGCCGCGGCTGCCGCCGACGGTGCCGAGGCGGTCGTCACGATGCTTCCCGCGGGCAAGCATGTCAAACAGGTCTATGAAGACAGCGTGTTCGATGCGGCGGACACAGGGGCAATCCTGATCGACTGTTCGACCATCGACGTGGCGACCGCCAAACGCGTGGCTGAAGCGGCGCAAGCGAAGGGACTGGCGGCGGTCGATGCGCCCGTGTCGGGCGGTATAGCTGCGGCGGCGGGCGGCACGCTGACCTTCATGGTCGGTGGCAGCGATGTGGCGTTCGAGCGGGCCGAGGTGTTCCTGGCGCAAATGGGCAAGGCGGTAATCCGCGCCGGGGCCAATGGTGCCGGTCAGGCAGCAAAGGTCTGTAACAACATGCTGCTGGGCGCGACGATGGTGGCGACGTGCGAGGCGTTCCTGCTGGCACAGAAGCTGGGGCTGGACCCCCAGACCTTTTTCGACATTTCTTCGGTGTCGTCGGGGCAGAGCTGGTCGATGACGAGCTATGCCCCGCTGCCCGGCGTCGGGCCAAAGACGCCCGCCGATAACGATTATCAGGGCGGATTCGCGGTTGGGTTGATGCTGAAAGATCTGAAACTGGCGATGGAAGCAGCTGAGAGCGCCGGGGCGGAGACGCCGATGGGTGCGCGCGCGGCCGAGCTTTACGCGAAGTTTGCGGACGCTGGAAATGCGGGGATGGATTTTTCGGGAATCATCAAGATGCTAGATTCGAAGGAGTAA
- a CDS encoding enoyl-CoA hydratase has product MSDYETILVEKRDAVTIVTLNRPQALNALNSQILAELLEAMAAFDADPSQGCAVLTGSEKAFAAGADIKEMSSQGFAEMYGSNFFAGWDQFTRTRKPIIAAVAGFALGGGCELAMMCDFILAADTAKFGQPEIKLAVAPGMGGSQRLTRAVGKAKAMEMCLTGRMMGAEEAERAGLVSRIIPAADLIEEALKVAASIAAMAPLSVLANKEMVNAAYETTLTQGVQFERRLFHGLFGTQDQSEGMAAFVEKRPGKWTGK; this is encoded by the coding sequence ATGTCTGACTACGAAACCATCCTCGTCGAAAAGCGCGACGCCGTGACCATCGTGACTCTCAACCGGCCACAGGCGCTGAATGCGCTGAACAGCCAGATTCTGGCCGAGTTGCTTGAGGCAATGGCTGCGTTCGACGCCGATCCGTCGCAGGGCTGCGCGGTGCTGACCGGCAGCGAAAAGGCGTTCGCGGCGGGGGCGGACATCAAGGAGATGTCGTCGCAGGGCTTTGCAGAGATGTACGGCAGCAATTTCTTTGCTGGCTGGGATCAGTTCACCCGCACGCGCAAGCCGATCATCGCGGCGGTCGCGGGCTTCGCACTCGGCGGTGGGTGCGAGTTGGCGATGATGTGCGACTTCATCCTCGCCGCCGATACTGCCAAGTTTGGGCAGCCCGAGATCAAGCTGGCGGTGGCGCCCGGCATGGGCGGATCGCAGCGGCTCACGCGCGCCGTTGGAAAAGCCAAGGCAATGGAAATGTGCCTGACCGGGCGAATGATGGGGGCCGAGGAGGCTGAGCGCGCCGGGCTGGTATCGCGGATCATCCCCGCCGCCGATCTGATCGAGGAAGCGCTGAAGGTCGCCGCGTCGATCGCCGCGATGGCGCCGCTGTCGGTGCTGGCGAACAAGGAAATGGTCAACGCGGCTTATGAGACGACGCTGACGCAAGGCGTGCAGTTCGAGCGGCGACTGTTCCACGGGCTGTTCGGGACGCAGGACCAGAGTGAAGGCATGGCCGCGTTCGTCGAGAAGCGGCCGGGGAAGTGGACGGGGAAGTAA
- a CDS encoding enoyl-CoA hydratase/isomerase family protein, producing MSPEPNNDVLIFKEGKAGCIRLNRPKAIHALNTGMCVAVLTALEAWREDAAVEVVMIDHAEGRGFCAGGDIRVIAESGAGDGSAAREFFRQEYRMNHRLFTYAKPIVAFMDGITMGGGVGISQPAKYRVATENTKFAMPETGIGLFPDVGGGWYLSRLPGRIGQYLAVTGHRIDGSECVALGLASHYLPSAVLDEAKARIAADPQRVAAVLDDLSETPPEARLLAHREDIDRLLASDTLEEIVAALEADGGDWATAQRAIIATKSPQAMKVSLKLLLDGATMPTFEDEMRQEFAVASHIVQRHDFIEGVRALIVDKDNAPRWNPATIEGISDHLIDQIFAPLPDDQAWTPS from the coding sequence ATGAGCCCCGAACCGAACAACGATGTCCTGATCTTCAAGGAAGGCAAGGCAGGTTGCATCCGGCTGAACCGGCCAAAAGCGATCCATGCGCTGAATACCGGCATGTGCGTGGCGGTGCTGACGGCGCTTGAGGCGTGGCGCGAGGATGCGGCGGTCGAGGTCGTGATGATTGACCATGCCGAAGGTCGCGGCTTTTGCGCGGGCGGCGATATCCGCGTGATCGCCGAGAGCGGTGCGGGCGACGGCAGTGCGGCGCGCGAGTTCTTCCGCCAGGAATACCGCATGAACCACCGGCTGTTCACTTATGCCAAGCCGATCGTCGCGTTCATGGACGGGATCACGATGGGTGGCGGCGTCGGGATTTCCCAGCCTGCGAAGTATCGCGTGGCGACCGAAAATACGAAGTTTGCCATGCCGGAGACGGGGATCGGGCTGTTTCCGGATGTCGGCGGCGGCTGGTATCTGTCGCGGTTGCCGGGACGGATCGGTCAGTATCTGGCTGTGACCGGACACCGGATCGACGGGTCGGAATGCGTCGCGCTGGGGCTGGCGAGCCATTACCTTCCGTCGGCGGTATTGGATGAGGCGAAGGCCCGGATTGCGGCTGATCCACAACGCGTCGCGGCGGTCCTGGATGATCTGTCGGAAACGCCACCGGAAGCGCGCCTTCTCGCCCATCGTGAAGATATCGACCGCCTGCTTGCATCCGACACGCTGGAGGAGATCGTGGCCGCGCTGGAGGCCGATGGCGGCGATTGGGCGACCGCCCAGCGGGCCATCATCGCCACCAAATCGCCGCAAGCGATGAAGGTCAGCCTGAAACTGCTGCTCGATGGCGCGACCATGCCGACGTTCGAGGACGAGATGCGGCAGGAGTTCGCGGTTGCGAGCCATATCGTTCAGCGCCACGACTTTATCGAAGGCGTGCGCGCGCTGATTGTGGACAAGGACAATGCGCCGCGCTGGAACCCGGCGACGATAGAGGGGATCAGCGATCACCTGATCGATCAGATTTTTGCGCCATTGCCGGACGATCAGGCGTGGACGCCGAGTTGA
- a CDS encoding acyl-CoA dehydrogenase family protein: MTDQFDLTEDQRAIQEMAQRFTADAITPHAAEWDEKHIFPRATVKAAAELGFGAIYVSEESGGIGLGRLESALIMEAMAYGCPATSAFISIHNMAGWMIDRFGSQGVKDKYLPKLVTADWLASYCLTEPSSGSDAAALKTTAKRDGDVFVVNGSKQFISGAGENELYVTMVRTGVDGPKGISCLAIEKDMAGVSFGANERKLGWHAQPTRQVTFDNVRVPVENLIGGEGEGFRIAMMGLDGGRLNIGACSLGGAQRCLDEAITYTKDRKQFGTAIAEFQNTQFTLADMATELEAARALLYLAAAKVTANAPDKTKFAAMAKRFATDTGSSVVDRALQLHGGYGYLMDYPIERFWRDLRVHSILEGTNQVMRMIVGRELTRQ; encoded by the coding sequence ATGACCGACCAGTTCGACCTGACCGAAGACCAGCGCGCGATCCAGGAGATGGCGCAGCGCTTTACCGCCGACGCGATCACCCCGCACGCGGCGGAGTGGGACGAGAAGCACATTTTCCCGCGCGCGACGGTGAAAGCCGCTGCCGAGCTGGGGTTCGGCGCAATCTATGTGTCGGAGGAATCGGGCGGCATTGGCCTCGGGCGGCTGGAGTCGGCGCTCATCATGGAGGCGATGGCCTATGGCTGTCCCGCGACCAGCGCGTTCATCTCGATCCACAATATGGCGGGGTGGATGATCGACCGGTTCGGGTCGCAGGGGGTGAAGGACAAGTATCTGCCGAAGTTGGTGACCGCAGACTGGCTGGCGAGCTATTGCCTGACCGAGCCGTCATCGGGATCGGATGCGGCGGCACTCAAGACCACAGCGAAACGTGACGGCGACGTGTTCGTGGTCAACGGATCGAAGCAGTTTATTTCCGGCGCGGGCGAGAATGAGCTGTACGTCACGATGGTGCGAACCGGGGTGGACGGGCCAAAGGGCATTTCGTGCCTGGCGATCGAAAAGGACATGGCGGGCGTCAGCTTCGGCGCGAACGAGCGCAAGCTGGGCTGGCATGCGCAACCGACGCGGCAGGTGACGTTCGACAATGTCCGGGTGCCGGTGGAGAATTTGATCGGCGGCGAGGGCGAGGGGTTCCGCATTGCGATGATGGGGCTGGACGGCGGGCGGCTGAATATCGGTGCATGCTCGCTGGGTGGGGCGCAGCGGTGTCTGGACGAGGCGATCACGTACACCAAGGATCGCAAGCAGTTCGGCACCGCCATCGCTGAGTTCCAGAACACGCAATTCACGCTGGCGGACATGGCGACCGAGCTGGAGGCGGCGCGGGCGCTGCTCTATCTGGCGGCGGCGAAGGTGACGGCGAATGCGCCGGACAAGACCAAGTTCGCGGCGATGGCAAAGCGGTTTGCCACCGATACCGGATCGTCGGTAGTGGATCGCGCACTGCAACTGCACGGCGGCTACGGCTATCTGATGGATTACCCGATCGAACGCTTCTGGCGCGACCTGCGCGTGCATTCGATCCTCGAGGGTACCAATCAGGTGATGCGGATGATCGTCGGACGGGAGCTGACACGGCAATGA
- a CDS encoding polysaccharide deacetylase family protein, which yields MRWIAALCGLLMTLAPAVAQKRIALTFDDTPRHAGEFMDPDARAKMLVKALKRAKVKQAAFFVTVGNIGQPGTGDGEANIVRYVAAGHVIANHSFAHKRLSGMSADAYLADIDRAEAWLKWRPGYRPWFRFPFLDEGGKDKVKRDALRTGLKARGLSNGHVTAESSDWNIETLAGNAKKAGKRIDMKALRDFYVESHVEAAEFYDALAVKVLGRSPAHVMLLHETDIAAMYVDDLVSALRAKGWEIVTADEAYADPLRNAMPETPFAQGSLTEALAWEKGLPAPRWYSRNDTRIADALFRQRVLGEVE from the coding sequence ATGAGGTGGATTGCCGCGCTGTGCGGGCTGCTGATGACGCTGGCACCCGCCGTCGCGCAGAAGCGAATCGCGCTGACGTTCGACGATACGCCGCGTCATGCGGGTGAATTCATGGACCCGGACGCGCGGGCGAAGATGCTGGTCAAGGCGTTGAAGCGAGCGAAGGTCAAGCAGGCGGCGTTCTTCGTAACGGTCGGCAATATCGGCCAGCCCGGCACCGGCGATGGCGAGGCGAATATCGTACGCTATGTCGCGGCGGGGCATGTCATTGCCAATCACAGCTTTGCGCACAAGCGGCTGAGCGGAATGAGTGCCGACGCTTATCTGGCGGATATCGACCGGGCGGAGGCGTGGCTGAAGTGGCGGCCCGGATACCGCCCGTGGTTCCGCTTTCCGTTCCTGGACGAAGGCGGCAAGGACAAGGTCAAGCGCGATGCGCTGCGCACCGGACTGAAGGCGCGTGGGCTGTCGAACGGCCATGTTACGGCGGAATCGTCCGACTGGAATATCGAGACGCTGGCGGGCAACGCGAAGAAGGCGGGCAAGCGCATCGATATGAAGGCGCTGCGCGATTTCTATGTCGAGAGCCATGTGGAGGCGGCGGAGTTTTACGATGCGCTGGCGGTGAAAGTGCTGGGCCGTTCGCCTGCGCACGTCATGCTGCTGCACGAGACTGATATCGCGGCGATGTATGTCGACGATCTGGTCAGCGCATTACGCGCAAAGGGATGGGAGATCGTCACCGCTGATGAGGCCTATGCCGATCCGCTCCGCAATGCGATGCCCGAGACGCCGTTCGCGCAAGGGTCGCTGACCGAAGCATTGGCCTGGGAGAAAGGTTTGCCCGCGCCGCGCTGGTATTCGCGTAACGATACCAGGATCGCCGATGCGCTGTTCCGCCAGCGGGTGTTGGGGGAGGTGGAGTGA
- a CDS encoding polysaccharide deacetylase family protein: protein MLILFRVLMAVAALAFIARAAPLALTASEPERVEKRIAITFDDTPRGAGAFLTLEERGPRLIAALEAAGVKQAAFFINPCRMHSERDGALVRAYETAGHVMADHTCSHPGLSRVSADFYLADIDKSQAWLRTRPTYRPWFRYPFLDEGGYDVAKAGAVRAGLEARGLSNGYVTADGYDWNMERLTIAAKRSGRVMDMAALRDLYVESHVGAAEFADQLARRATGRRVAQVLLLHETDLAALFLPDMVAGLRKAGWTIVTADEAFDDPIADRQPQVAFANGTRVQMLAWEKGIEGTRWYDRTDGAVADRLFEARVMKATTQ from the coding sequence TTGTTGATCCTGTTCCGGGTGCTGATGGCGGTTGCCGCGCTCGCGTTCATCGCGCGGGCGGCACCGCTCGCGTTGACGGCATCGGAGCCTGAGCGCGTGGAAAAGCGCATCGCCATCACGTTCGACGATACCCCGCGCGGGGCGGGGGCGTTCCTGACGCTGGAGGAACGCGGTCCGCGCCTGATCGCTGCGCTGGAGGCGGCTGGCGTCAAGCAGGCGGCGTTTTTCATAAACCCGTGCCGGATGCATAGCGAGCGCGACGGCGCGCTGGTCCGCGCTTATGAAACGGCAGGGCATGTGATGGCCGATCACACTTGCAGCCATCCCGGTCTGTCGCGGGTGAGCGCGGATTTCTACCTCGCGGACATCGACAAGTCGCAAGCCTGGTTGCGCACGCGGCCGACCTATCGCCCGTGGTTCCGTTATCCGTTCCTGGACGAGGGCGGCTATGATGTCGCCAAGGCGGGGGCGGTGCGGGCAGGATTGGAGGCGCGGGGCCTTTCCAACGGCTATGTCACTGCCGACGGCTATGACTGGAACATGGAGCGGCTGACGATTGCGGCCAAGCGTTCGGGTCGCGTGATGGATATGGCGGCGCTGCGCGACCTGTATGTCGAGAGCCATGTCGGCGCGGCGGAATTCGCCGACCAGCTGGCGCGGCGCGCGACCGGGCGACGGGTGGCACAAGTGCTGTTGCTTCACGAAACCGATCTGGCGGCGTTGTTCCTGCCTGACATGGTGGCCGGACTGCGCAAGGCTGGGTGGACGATCGTGACGGCGGACGAGGCGTTCGACGACCCCATCGCCGACCGTCAGCCGCAGGTAGCGTTCGCCAATGGCACGCGGGTGCAGATGCTGGCGTGGGAAAAGGGCATCGAGGGGACGCGCTGGTATGACCGCACCGATGGCGCGGTCGCCGACCGGCTGTTCGAGGCGCGGGTGATGAAGGCAACGACGCAATGA